The Nitrobacter hamburgensis X14 genome contains the following window.
CAGTCGATCGGTGTCTCGAAAACCTCCGGCGTAAAATGGCCTTCGAGGCCGGCCCCTTTATGAGGATCGGGATGCGCGGATCTCCATCTTGGCAGCGGCATAAGCGCCGACATGCCGGATACGTTTGTGCAGACTGTTCAAACCATCTCTAATTACGCTTGCAGCGGCGCAGGCCATACGTTTTACTCTTTGACAGTGACGCACTCAGGATACTTTGGTTCAGTTCTCCGTCCGATTGACAAGCAGTTCCGGAACGAACCAGCCGACGGAACATTGACTGAATGAATGGCTCTTCAGTTCCACCGTGTCTTCGAGAAGATGGAAATATGGAGCGCAAATAGCGACGGCTATTCGTTCACAATCAGCTTCTTCGAAAAGTTTTCCGGTCCCGGATTTCAAGGTAGGCGGGGCTATGTGGCCTCATGGCGTCCACTTTACCGAGGCCGTGGCGCCATCAAGATCATCGGCTCCCCGTTTAAGTCTTTCGAGGAGGCCGAAGCCGCCTGCGATGCGATGCTAAAACACCTGATGAACGACCGTGCACGATAAAAAAACCCGCCGGGCATGGCGGGAATTTTTGTTAGACCGCTTGAAACTTTTTGGGCTTTTCCTAATTTTTGGATCCGCGCTATGCGGTCCGAGTGCGCTGCGCACATCGCTATATCTAACCTCGCGGGGACAGCGCAAAAAGGTGAGATAAGCTTGGCCCACCTCAGGCATCCTCAAGCTCGACCGACAGCGACTGCGCGGCCCATGGGGCGCACATGACGTGCTCACCCCGTTGCTCAGAACCAAGGAACTGGCAAGCTGATCTCCGCCCCCGCACCGATCATGGCCGCCTGATTGGTTACGACCCCTTCAGCGCCACGGCTCGCTCGACCTAACGTCACCCCAGTCCAAAAGGCGACTTCTTCAACACAATCGGCCAATGCGGAGGCTACCGTTTGCCGCAGCAGATGGTTCGCGGTCATCCTCCCGCCAAAGCTGTGAGCTCCCGGGAAGCGTCGATCGCCCGGAACGGATATGCAGCAGTCATTTCGTTTGAATACTTCTGGAACGTGTCCATCCGTCTGTTTGTAAATTCGGCAATGACGGCGAAAAATTCGATTGGCAACCTGATCGTCCCAAGCCTCTGGCCGAATTCAAAAGTCAATTGCAGGTTGGCTTGTGCCATTTCCAGAAGCGTCGCTTGGAAAGCCTGCATGTTTGCCGTCGCTAAAGAAAAGTCAAACCCTTTCCTTGGATACTTATCTCGCATCATCTGACTGAAGCCATCTTGTAAGGCAGCCACCGGATTCTCCACGATGGGCGCCTTTTGTTTTGAATCGTCAGGAAGTTTGAGAGGCGATTCAATCGAGCCTGTGGCAACAGAAGGCCGGGGGTTGTTTTTCGGGCTCCTAACAATAGCCTGCTTGTTCCGTTGGGCCCGCGCGGCTTTTTTAGGGTTTCGGTGTCTGCCGTCAGCGCCCATGAGACAAATTGAGGGACTTTCCGGAGGGAGGATTTCTGGTTCATCGTAGCCGCAAGGAGCGCAGATGAAACAGAAATCCGGGCCGGGCAAAGTGCCGGCAGAACGAGTGCTGAAGGACATCCGACGTCAGACCCGCCGGCAGTACTCGGCGGAAGAGAAGATCCGCATTGTGCTGGAGGGGCTGCGCGGCGAGGAGAACATCTCCGAGCTCTGTCGCCGCGAGGGCATCGCCGCCTCGATGTATGCCGCCTCGATGTATTACGGCTGGTCCAAGGAGTTTCTGGAGGCCGGCAAACGCCGGCTGGCGGGCGATACCGCGCGTGCTGCAACGTCCGGCGAGGTGAAGGATCTTCGTCGCGAGGCTACCGCCCTCAAGGAGGTCGTGGCCGACCTCACCCTGGAGAACCGTTTGCTCAAAAAAAGTTTGAACGGGGATGGGGAGGACGAGGCATGAGGTATCCAGCGTCCGAGAAGGCCGAAATTATCGAGCTGGTCGAACAATCGCATCTACCGGCCAAGCGCACGCTGGACAAGCTCGGTGTCCCGCGGGCCACGTTTTATAGATGGTACGATCGCTACCGCGCGGGCGGCCTTGAGGCGTTGGCCGATCATCGGTCGAGGCCGGACCGGGTCTGGAATCGCATCCCCGACGATGTGCGGGGCCAGATCATTGGACTGGCGCTGGAGCTCCCCGAGCTGTCCCCGCGAGAACTGGCGGTGCGCTTTACCGATGAGCGAAAGTACTTTGTCTCCGAGGCTTCGGTCTATCGGCTGCTGAAGGCGCACGATCTCATCACCAGCCCGGCTTATGTGGTGATCAAGGCGGCGAACGAGTTCAAGGACAAGACCACCGCCATCAATCAGCTCTGGCAGACCGACTTCACCTATCTCAAGATCACCGGCTGGGGCTGGTACTATTTGTCGACCGTGCTGGACGACTTCTCGCGCTACATCGTGGCCTGGCGGCTCGGCCCCACCATGTGCGCTTCCGACGTCACGGCGACGCTGGACCAGGCGCTCGCGGCCTCGGGGCTGGACCACATCAATGGAAAGCAGCGGCCGCGGCTTCTCAGCGACAACGGATCGAGTTACGTGGCGGACGACCTGGCCAAGTGGCTCGAGAGCAAAGGCATGCAGCACGTGCGCGGCGCGCCGTATCATCCCCAGACCCAAGGCAAGATCGAGCGCTGGCATCAGACCTTGAAGAACCGCATCCTGCTCGAGAACTATTACCTGCCTGGCGATCTCGAGCGGCAGGTCGGCGCCTTCGTCGAGCACTACAATCACGACCGCTATCATGAAAGCATCGACAATCTGACCCCGGCTGACGTCTACTTCGGCAGGTCCGAGACCATCCTCGCAGAACGTCAGCGCATCAAACGCGATACCATCGCAAACCGTCGCTTGCAGCATCGACTGCAGGCCGCTTAAACTCTAACCCTGATGAGCCAGAGCCGCCCTTCTCAAAATCCCTGATCAGTCTCAAATCATCTGACGACGGACAATGGGAAAGAATCGAGGGTGCCGCAAGCTTCTGATAAGTCTTGCGAAGTCGCTTTCAGCCGGATTCGCTGCTCGCCGCTCAACTTCATTCATTCGCCCTCCCGCGCAGCGTCTCGATCTACGCCGTAACGGGCAGTGATCAGCGGCAGCCCATAATGCCGATGTTGCCACATGAATGAGCGTCTGAAGTTAGACGGAGCGGGAACGGTTCGGGATGAGCGATTATGGGTCTTTGCAGCCCCGGGGCAATGATAAACGAGCGTCCGCTTATCGTGCTTGGCAGCCCGTTAGCTGCCAGTCGTGCATTGTGTATGCGCCATCGACGTTGGGGAGATTGTTCATCGCGAGCACGGGCGTGCGGAGGTCGTTGATATCGGTCATCGCGTTCTTCGTTTTCGTAGCTTGTGTGCTTTATTCCTGTGGTGCGGGCCGTGTGATCCGGGGTCGCCGCGCGCCTGGTTCGGGCGGCGCTTGCGTCGCAGTCAGCAGCGCATCTTCGGCCGTTTTCTGCGGGTCCATGAATGTCATCCGATCGGCGATAAAACCGCCGAAGGCGTCCGCATCGGTCGCCGAGGGTATCGGCGCGTCATATACGAGCGGGAGGAAGGCGGTGAGCGCGATCCGGTAGAGAGGCGCCGCATATTCGAAGATCGTGCGCTGAGGCGTGGCGAGCAATAACGTGCTTCTCTCGACGGGATTGCCGTGGAGGAAGTCGTTTCGGCAGTCATAGAGCGACTGGACCAGCCATGACGCCAATGTTCGCTTCACCTTCGTCTTGTTGCCGGTGTCGTGTGCGAGCTGGCCGCTCGCCGGGATCGCCCACCGCGTCCGCTCGATCAGCTCGAATACCTTTTCGCGGTTGGCCTTGCCGCTTCCGCCCGGGTGAACCAGAATTTCGAAAGCGCTGACCCAGAGCGAGACGATCCGGCCAACGTCGTAGAATGTCGTATCGGTCCCGGCAGGCAGGAGCGAGGCGTGATACGCCATGTTGAGTGAGCGCATCAGCGCCACGTCGTCCCACGCCGGCTCCTCGGCCTCATATCGTCGGCGCCATCGCGCCAGCAGCGCGGCGAGGAGCGGCTCATCGATGTCGCTCGCGGCGAGCGACGTGCGGAAGAGAGCGGGAGACGATTGGCCACGAAAGCTGGAGACCAGGTGAGTGCCCAGGATCGCCGGCGTGCTGCCGATGACGTCCTTGTAGTGCCGGTCGAGCATCCATGGATAAATGGCGAAGGCCTCTCCGAAGAGAACGCGATGTCCGCGCGGATAACGAAGCTCCAGCGAGCGCCCGTGGGTGATGGTCGACAGCGCGATGACGTCGCGGAAGCTTCCCAAGGCGGCGACATCGCGGAAGCTTGGCGGCGCGGCTGCGTCGAGGAGCAGCACTGCCGGTTCGAATTTTGCTCCAAAATTGTCCGTGAAGCGATTGAGGAACTGCTTGAAGGTCGGATGAGCGCGTTTCAGGGCTCTGACACGAGAGTCGTGAGCCGGCGCTATCGCCGCGATCTCGCATTCGACCGCATGGTCCAACGGTATGTTCGGCAGGACGAATACCGGCGTCCAGTCGACGGTCATATGCGATCCCTCATCTTAGGTGTGAATAGGCATGGAATAAGGACCCCGTTTTTGGGGTGATCGGCATACTTCTTGGGTGCCGATCCCGGGTCCCGATTGCGTGCTGATTGACATCTTAGGAACATGCGCATGCTCAAAGAGCGGATATCGCACGTCTAACCTGTCACACCGCGAGGAAATATTTTATATGCATTTGTGGGGGGGACAACCGTGCAAATCGCAAAGCTAGAGATCGAGAATTTTCGGGGTATCCGCGAAGGCGTCGTTCGCTTTTCACCTCATACCGTCCTCGTCGGCTCAAATAACTGCGGGAAGACTACAGTTGTCGAAGCGCTGGCGCTTTTGTTCGGCCGGGATCGGATGGTCCGCCAACTGACCGAGCATGATTTCTACGGCAGCAACCCTCAGCCCGTGGACCGAATTCGCCTTGTCGCCACGGTCATCGATTTTGATGGTGACGACCCGGCTCAGCATATGGACTGGTTTCGGGACGATCGCGGAATCGTAAAGTGGTGGAATCCGGTCGATGGCGCCGTGATGCCCGCCCGCACCGACCCGTCATGGAAGCTCGCATGCCAAGTCACTTTCGCCGCGCGATTTCACAGGCCGTCGCTCGAAGTAGAGACGCTTCGGTACTTCCACGACGACGATGCGGTAGGCGATGTGTTTGCCGACGAGAGCGCCACTGCTTTCTCCGCGCGCTTGATCCGCGACATCGGGTTCTTCTTCGTGCCGGCCGCCCGGACATGGGATCGGACGGTGTCGTTCGGATCGGAGTTATTTCGCAGGGTCGTAGCCGCCGGCGAAGGGCAGCCGTCCGAGTCAGTTCTTAGCGAGCGGGACAGATTGCGCATGCCGGAGGCGCGGCTTGAGCAGGATGAGCGCTTGGCTCCGATCGTCAATCGCCTGAATCAGGAGCTACGCGGTTTCTTCCGGACAGCTCCCACGCTCCATTTGAGAGTGACGGCTACTGATAGCGATGGCCTGCTTGAATCCGTCGTCTCGCACTATGCCCATGAGGGGGCTGATCTCCCTTTGCCAGCAAGGCGGCATGGCAGCGGCCTTCTCTCGCTCCAGCATCTGCTTCTGCTGTTGCAGTTTGGCCGTATGCGCGCCGAAGCCAACGAAGGATTTTGGATGGCGCTTGAGGAGCCGGAGCTGCATGTGCCGCCGGCCCTACAGCGTCGACTGGTTCATCGAATTCAGGCCCTTTCCCGACAGACGTTCGTCTCGACCCATTCGCCGATGGTGGCGGCACTCGCAGACCCGAAGGGCGTGGCGGTTCTCCGCAATGACGGAGGAGTGCTGACTGCCATTCCTTTGCTGACATCCACACTGCCTGCTGACACGCCGAACAGCGTGCGGAAGCTGTTCCAGGTCAACCGCGTCGAAACGGTCGCGGCCGTGATGCACGAGTTTGTCTTGGTTCCCGAAGGACGTACCGACTATGAATGGCTCGGGCTGCTGGTTCGCGCGGTCGATCTGCATCAAAGCTGGGCGGCGGCGGACGAGTGCCGTTTCGATGCTTTTGTCGGCGTGATCCCGACGCATGATGGCGCTGTCGTCAGGACGGTCGAGGCCATGGCGCCGTTGCATCCCCGCGTTGTGGCGATGGTCGACGGGGACGTGGAGGGCGTCGGATACGCCGCAACTCTTGTGGCGG
Protein-coding sequences here:
- a CDS encoding ATP-dependent nuclease is translated as MQIAKLEIENFRGIREGVVRFSPHTVLVGSNNCGKTTVVEALALLFGRDRMVRQLTEHDFYGSNPQPVDRIRLVATVIDFDGDDPAQHMDWFRDDRGIVKWWNPVDGAVMPARTDPSWKLACQVTFAARFHRPSLEVETLRYFHDDDAVGDVFADESATAFSARLIRDIGFFFVPAARTWDRTVSFGSELFRRVVAAGEGQPSESVLSERDRLRMPEARLEQDERLAPIVNRLNQELRGFFRTAPTLHLRVTATDSDGLLESVVSHYAHEGADLPLPARRHGSGLLSLQHLLLLLQFGRMRAEANEGFWMALEEPELHVPPALQRRLVHRIQALSRQTFVSTHSPMVAALADPKGVAVLRNDGGVLTAIPLLTSTLPADTPNSVRKLFQVNRVETVAAVMHEFVLVPEGRTDYEWLGLLVRAVDLHQSWAAADECRFDAFVGVIPTHDGAVVRTVEAMAPLHPRVVAMVDGDVEGVGYAATLVAAGSPNSGVILRWADGQMLEDTIGWIINANANACLPAIQIDQPAATVAELVARLKSDNRAAGGLKKDTSSYEIIAGAIGATEACCARARSLLNAITDVVKGENNPLFAADAANPAVRAFQP
- a CDS encoding phasin family protein, which encodes MGADGRHRNPKKAARAQRNKQAIVRSPKNNPRPSVATGSIESPLKLPDDSKQKAPIVENPVAALQDGFSQMMRDKYPRKGFDFSLATANMQAFQATLLEMAQANLQLTFEFGQRLGTIRLPIEFFAVIAEFTNRRMDTFQKYSNEMTAAYPFRAIDASRELTALAGG
- a CDS encoding IS3 family transposase (programmed frameshift), with the translated sequence MKQKSGPGKVPAERVLKDIRRQTRRQYSAEEKIRIVLEGLRGEENISELCRREGIAASMYAASMYYGWSKEFLEAGKRRLAGDTARAATSGEVKDLRREATALKEVVADLTLENRLLKKSFERGWGGRGMRYPASEKAEIIELVEQSHLPAKRTLDKLGVPRATFYRWYDRYRAGGLEALADHRSRPDRVWNRIPDDVRGQIIGLALELPELSPRELAVRFTDERKYFVSEASVYRLLKAHDLITSPAYVVIKAANEFKDKTTAINQLWQTDFTYLKITGWGWYYLSTVLDDFSRYIVAWRLGPTMCASDVTATLDQALAASGLDHINGKQRPRLLSDNGSSYVADDLAKWLESKGMQHVRGAPYHPQTQGKIERWHQTLKNRILLENYYLPGDLERQVGAFVEHYNHDRYHESIDNLTPADVYFGRSETILAERQRIKRDTIANRRLQHRLQAA